Proteins found in one Bacteroidota bacterium genomic segment:
- a CDS encoding PorT family protein gives MAFGQDTTRHKLIIGAHGGPAVATSVSFNKTFSDPTSTIGPRLGYIAGLDLQRRLTYKLALCLEANYESKGYIHIDKSPYAYVKFGNSTNSGGYGTPFEKLRIEIISDFITIPVTAKILMNRKKVAYFFNLGFFAAYPIRSRFLLLSANSEPIVMETFYPNGFNYRSINYGLVTGFGVNIPHNEQFQFSLEVRNNIELKNIFKENEYQFETCSLLLGIGYKLK, from the coding sequence AACAAGGCACAAATTAATAATTGGCGCGCATGGTGGGCCTGCTGTGGCAACCAGTGTGAGTTTTAATAAAACCTTTTCGGATCCTACTTCTACCATTGGGCCGAGGTTAGGTTATATTGCTGGGTTAGATTTGCAGCGCCGGTTAACATACAAACTTGCTTTATGCCTGGAGGCCAATTATGAAAGCAAAGGATACATACATATAGATAAAAGTCCGTATGCGTATGTAAAATTTGGTAATTCTACCAATAGTGGAGGTTACGGTACTCCATTTGAAAAATTGCGAATAGAAATTATATCAGATTTTATTACAATACCTGTAACTGCAAAAATTTTGATGAATAGGAAGAAAGTGGCCTATTTTTTTAATTTAGGATTTTTTGCAGCCTATCCTATTAGGAGTCGATTTTTGTTATTATCCGCAAATTCAGAGCCCATTGTGATGGAAACTTTTTATCCAAATGGTTTCAATTACCGCAGCATCAATTACGGCTTGGTTACAGGTTTTGGAGTAAATATACCGCATAACGAACAATTTCAATTTTCACTTGAGGTAAGGAACAATATTGAATTAAAAAATATATTTAAGGAGAATGAGTACCAGTTTGAAACTTGTTCTCTCCTGTTAGGCATTGGATATAAACTAAAATAA